The sequence below is a genomic window from Methyloterricola oryzae.
GTGGCCATACTCAGCGTCAATGCCGACGGACAGCCGGTGCTGGACGACCATCCGGTTTCCCTGGAGTCCCTGGAGACCGAGCTCAAGGCGTTGCAGGAGAAGGACCCGGAGGTGAGCGTGCAACTCCAGGCGGACAAGGGCGCGGTGTTCGATGCCGTCGCCAAGGTCATGGCCGCCGCGCAGCGCTCCGGCATCGGCAAGCTGTCCTTCGTCACCCTGCAACGCTGATTCTGCCATGGGGCGTGCGTACTGGCCGCGTGGCTCAGCCGTGTGCCTGCTCCTCCTCGTCTTCTCCGCCTGCACGCAGGCTCCCCAGCGCGATCCCCTGGACGCGGGCGATGCCGTGCCCGCTCGCTGGAGCGGAAGGGAGCAGGTATCGAAACCCGTGCCGGAGCGTT
It includes:
- a CDS encoding ExbD/TolR family protein; translated protein: MAMQTQDNDSEMSEINVTPLVDVMLVLLVVFIVTAPLLTQVVRVKLPKTEQTEPSPDQHVAILSVNADGQPVLDDHPVSLESLETELKALQEKDPEVSVQLQADKGAVFDAVAKVMAAAQRSGIGKLSFVTLQR